The Listeria welshimeri serovar 6b str. SLCC5334 genome has a window encoding:
- a CDS encoding ABC transporter ATP-binding protein, whose product MKEFKQISRFFWHYLRGYKPQLFVILIAVIFATYLQVKAPQYIGNAVQELGDYVVRLMQTGVDDKSDFIHIIWMLILCYVLLAGATFIQSIIMTGVAGKSTNRMRIGLFRKMEKLSIRFFDSRNDGEMLSRFTSDLDNISNTLNQALIQVLSNIALMIGVIIMMFQQNVELAFVTLISAPFAIIIATIIIRKARKYVDIQQDELGVLNGYIDEKISGQKIIITNGLEEETIDGFVKQNNIVKDATYKGQVYSGLLFPMMQGISLLNTAIVIFFGGWLALNGDLERTAALGLIVMFVQYSQQFYMPLTQISSQYSLLQLAITGARRVSEVFAEEEEVERANLQTIDGIHKGVKLDHVDFAYDPEKPVLKDVSIDVSKGKMVALVGPTGSGKTTVMNLLNRFYNVDGGSILFDDIDIRDIRLDSLRKQVGIVLQDSVLFTGTIRDNIVFGKPEATDEEVLDAAKQANIHDFIMNLENGYDTEISDENNIFSVGQKQLMSIARTIITNPSLLILDEATSNVDTVTESRIQKAMDNVISGRTSFVIAHRLKTILDADHIVVLHQGEVIEQGNHDELMKAKGFYSELYHNQFVIE is encoded by the coding sequence ATGAAAGAGTTTAAACAAATTAGCCGTTTTTTCTGGCATTATCTCCGGGGTTATAAGCCTCAACTTTTTGTTATTTTAATTGCTGTAATTTTCGCGACATATCTTCAAGTAAAAGCACCCCAATATATTGGTAACGCTGTTCAAGAGCTTGGTGATTATGTTGTCCGTTTAATGCAAACTGGAGTGGATGATAAGAGTGATTTCATTCATATCATTTGGATGCTGATTCTCTGCTATGTGCTGCTTGCTGGTGCTACTTTTATCCAAAGTATCATTATGACAGGGGTAGCTGGTAAATCGACGAATAGAATGCGTATAGGGCTTTTCCGCAAGATGGAAAAACTATCGATTCGTTTCTTTGATAGCCGTAATGATGGAGAAATGCTTAGTCGCTTCACTAGTGACTTGGATAACATCTCCAACACACTTAACCAAGCTTTGATTCAAGTATTATCAAACATTGCACTGATGATTGGTGTTATTATCATGATGTTCCAACAAAACGTCGAACTAGCCTTCGTTACTTTAATATCTGCACCGTTTGCGATAATTATTGCCACTATCATCATCCGAAAAGCTCGTAAGTACGTGGATATTCAACAAGACGAATTAGGTGTGCTAAATGGTTACATTGATGAAAAAATTTCTGGTCAAAAAATCATTATCACCAATGGTTTAGAAGAAGAAACTATTGATGGCTTTGTAAAACAAAATAATATCGTTAAAGACGCCACTTATAAAGGTCAAGTATACTCTGGTTTACTTTTTCCTATGATGCAAGGTATTTCATTATTAAATACGGCGATCGTCATCTTCTTTGGTGGATGGTTAGCTTTAAATGGTGATTTAGAACGTACAGCCGCTCTTGGGTTAATCGTTATGTTCGTTCAATATTCGCAACAGTTCTATATGCCACTAACACAAATTTCGTCCCAATATAGTTTACTACAACTAGCAATTACTGGTGCACGTCGTGTTAGCGAAGTATTTGCGGAAGAAGAAGAGGTTGAACGCGCTAACTTACAAACCATTGACGGTATTCATAAAGGTGTCAAACTAGATCATGTTGATTTCGCTTATGATCCTGAAAAACCGGTCCTAAAAGATGTTTCGATTGATGTAAGTAAAGGAAAAATGGTTGCACTTGTAGGGCCAACTGGTTCTGGTAAAACAACTGTTATGAACTTGCTGAATCGTTTCTATAATGTTGATGGTGGTTCCATTCTCTTTGATGATATTGACATTCGTGACATTCGACTGGATTCCTTACGAAAACAAGTTGGTATCGTATTGCAAGATTCTGTATTATTTACTGGAACTATTCGTGATAATATCGTTTTCGGTAAACCCGAAGCGACGGATGAAGAGGTTCTTGATGCAGCTAAACAAGCAAATATCCATGATTTCATTATGAACTTAGAAAATGGATACGATACAGAAATTAGTGATGAAAACAATATTTTCAGTGTTGGCCAAAAACAACTAATGAGTATCGCTAGAACTATTATTACAAACCCATCTCTTCTTATTCTTGATGAAGCTACTAGTAACGTAGATACCGTAACTGAAAGCAGAATCCAAAAAGCAATGGATAATGTTATCTCTGGTAGAACAAGTTTCGTCATTGCGCATCGCTTGAAAACCATCCTTGATGCCGACCATATCGTCGTATTGCACCAAGGAGAAGTAATTGAGCAAGGTAACCATGATGAACTAATGAAGGCAAAAGGATTTTATTCCGAGCTATATCATAATCAATTCGTTATTGAATAA
- a CDS encoding ABC transporter ATP-binding protein, protein MKVLFHHLKNYKLQATLSTLFVVVMVISQLWQPKLLQQVLDAIMKDNMDEISSIGALLIGIAAVGLIAGILNTILSAKVAQGVGADIRESSFRKIQTFSFSNIEKLSTGNLVVRQTNDITQVQNLVMLSLQSLTRIPIMFIGAFILAMFTLPELWWVIIVLVVLVVLIVVFTFGSMGKHFAIIQKLIDRVNSIAKENLAGMRVVKSFVQEDNEIGRFTTVSDKLTRHTIIVGTLFSVMIPAFMLVSNLAIVVSIFFVGDMAADNPEVIGAIASFMNYLMQIMMAIIIGGMLMMMASRALISLKRITEVLETEPDITYNENAPEQDLEGTVEFRNVSFKYDGDDTAALKDISFKANVGEMIGIVGATGSGKSTLAQLIPRLYDPTEGEVIIGGTNLKDINKKTLRSTVSFVLQRAILFSGTIADNLRHGKKDATTEEMEHASKIAQAKEFIDKQAKLYEASVSERGNNFSGGQKQRLSITRGVIGSPKVLILDDSTSALDAKSEKLVKEALNKELDDTTTFIIAQKISSVIQADKILVLDQGKLVGVGSHKELLKENEIYREIYDTQKGKEVTA, encoded by the coding sequence ATGAAAGTATTGTTTCACCATCTCAAAAATTACAAGCTACAAGCAACGCTATCTACCTTGTTTGTAGTAGTCATGGTTATCTCACAACTGTGGCAACCAAAATTACTTCAGCAAGTCCTAGACGCCATCATGAAAGACAATATGGATGAAATTTCTTCCATAGGCGCACTTCTAATCGGTATTGCCGCAGTTGGCCTTATCGCTGGGATTCTAAACACAATTCTTTCAGCCAAAGTCGCTCAAGGCGTTGGCGCAGATATTCGTGAATCTAGTTTCCGCAAAATCCAAACATTTTCATTCAGTAATATTGAAAAACTTTCAACAGGTAATCTCGTTGTTCGTCAAACTAACGACATTACGCAAGTACAAAATTTAGTGATGCTTTCTTTACAATCGCTAACACGGATTCCTATCATGTTTATCGGGGCTTTTATCCTGGCGATGTTTACTTTACCTGAATTATGGTGGGTAATTATTGTGCTCGTTGTCCTGGTTGTCCTGATTGTGGTCTTCACTTTCGGTTCTATGGGGAAACATTTCGCGATTATCCAAAAATTAATTGACCGAGTGAATTCTATTGCGAAAGAAAACCTTGCTGGAATGCGCGTCGTTAAATCTTTTGTCCAAGAAGATAATGAAATCGGTCGTTTTACAACAGTAAGTGATAAATTAACACGTCACACTATCATTGTTGGGACACTTTTCTCTGTAATGATTCCTGCATTTATGCTCGTTTCTAACTTAGCCATTGTTGTTTCTATTTTCTTTGTTGGTGACATGGCTGCTGATAATCCTGAAGTTATCGGGGCTATCGCCTCATTTATGAACTACTTAATGCAAATTATGATGGCAATTATTATTGGTGGAATGCTGATGATGATGGCTTCTCGTGCGCTTATTTCCTTGAAACGTATTACCGAAGTTCTTGAAACAGAACCAGATATTACCTACAACGAAAATGCACCAGAACAAGATTTAGAAGGTACTGTTGAGTTCCGCAATGTTAGTTTCAAGTACGATGGAGATGATACTGCTGCGCTTAAAGATATTTCATTTAAAGCTAACGTTGGCGAAATGATTGGGATTGTTGGCGCTACAGGATCCGGTAAATCCACTCTTGCCCAGCTGATTCCTCGTCTTTATGATCCAACTGAAGGGGAAGTTATTATCGGCGGAACCAACCTAAAAGACATCAATAAAAAAACGCTTCGTAGCACAGTTTCCTTCGTACTACAACGCGCAATCCTTTTTTCTGGAACCATTGCCGACAATTTGCGTCATGGTAAAAAAGATGCAACAACGGAAGAAATGGAGCATGCAAGTAAAATAGCACAGGCGAAAGAGTTCATTGACAAGCAAGCAAAACTTTATGAAGCGTCTGTTTCTGAGCGTGGAAACAACTTTTCTGGCGGACAAAAACAACGTCTATCCATTACACGTGGCGTGATTGGCTCTCCGAAAGTACTTATTCTCGATGATAGTACGAGCGCGCTTGATGCAAAATCCGAGAAATTAGTCAAAGAAGCACTCAACAAAGAACTGGATGACACCACTACTTTCATCATTGCACAAAAAATCTCTTCTGTTATTCAAGCAGATAAAATTCTTGTGCTTGACCAAGGTAAACTAGTTGGTGTTGGTTCGCATAAAGAACTCTTGAAAGAAAATGAAATCTACCGTGAAATTTACGACACTCAAAAAGGCAAGGAGGTAACCGCATAA